aaaagggtgatgtggacctgcgagtcgggaatggagcacgagttgctgcagtctcgaagggaacatatgtaatccaactcccgagtggttttgagttatatttatataactgttactatgtacccagtttatctaagaacattatttctgttttcgtacttgctaaagacggtttttcattttcaataaaggataatagctgtattttctcttttaatgaaatggtttatggcaaagcagtttccatgaatggaatttacatcttagatcaaactacagatatattacacgtgaataataagaaattaaaggttggtgacaaagatcaaacctatctatggcattgtcgaatgggacacataaatgaaaaacgtgtaaagaaactcgtcgagaatggaactattcccgcattcgatttttctacttttggcacgtgtgaatcatgtcttatcggcaaaatgactcgaatttccttcaaaggtgttggaatgcgcgctagtgacctattaggactcatacatactgatgtatgtggacctatgtcaattaccgctagagatggctatagatattttatcacttttacggacgatttgagtagatacggatatgtctacttaatgaagcataaaagtgagtcatttgagaaattcaaggaataccagaataaggttgagaaccaattgggaagaaaggttaaagcactccgttcagatcggggtggcaaatatctttcaaatgagtttgatcaacaccttaaagactgtggaattgtTTTActattaactccacctggaacacctcaattaaatggtgtgtccgaacggagaaatcgaacattacttgatatggttcgatccatgatgagtcacacggtagtacctgattcattatggggttttgctcttttgtcagctgctcttatacttaaccgaagtccgtctaaagctgtcgacaagactccatatgaaatgtggaaggaaacggtccctaacttgtcctttattcgggtttggggctgcgaggcttatgtcaagtggaaacacgaggataagctcggcccgcgatcggtcaagacatactttattggttatccaaaaggaatgtttggtcattacttctattcgcctaccgaacatcgggtttttgttgcggctagtgcaaagttcttagagaaagaatttctcgagaacaagacaagtaatagaaccttcgagctgtcggagattcaagaaccaattaccgaggaacggatggaggaagttgttccttcaactgatgatacggttaatattcctcaggaacctaggaggtcgggtagagtctctaatcctccagacatatACATTGGTATAGTCGAGGAggatgacgttttgctcctagagagtaatgaacccacaacctataaaggtgccatgacctgttccgactcaaagctatggctcgaagccatgcaatccgagatggactccatgtatgagaatgacgtatgggatcttgttgatttacctaataaggtaaaacctctacagtgcaaatggcttcacaaaataaagcattctatagacgcgcaaccagatacatataaggcacgactagaggcaaaaggtttcactcaagtgcacggattgcattatgatgaaatttttgcacccgtagttatgctacgttccattcggataatcttagcgattgccgcttttcatgaatttgaaatttggcaaatggatgtgaaaaacgccttcttaaacggttaattggtggaagagttgtacaaggtgcaacccaaaggtttcatagatcctgaaaatcctaagaaagtgtgcaagcttaagcgttccatttacggacttaagcaagcttctcggagttggaatcatcgtttcgaccaggtgataaaagagcatggtttcactcgatcggtcgaggaaccatgcttatatatcaagtcgagtgggagcaagattgtattcttgatattgtatgttgatgacatactcttgattgggaatgacattcctctcttatcttcggttaaacgatggttgaagaaccatttccagatgaaagatttgggtgaggcacaacgcatattgggaatccgtatctatcaagatagatcacgacggatgttatcactgagtcaggagtcttatttggataagattcttgataggttcagcatgaccaactccaagaaggggaaccttccaatgacgtctgggatgcagttgagcaagtctcagtcacccacgacgcctgaaggggttgaatgcatgagtcgtattccttatgcatcagccataggatcgatcatgtatgccatgatatgcacacgtccagacgtggcatatgtatTGAGTCTGACGAGTCATTACCAACGCAATCCAGGcgaaacacactggatggctgctaaaaacatccttaagtacctacggaggactaaggattgggtattgacatATGGGggtgatactaagctatgcgcaatcggttacgcagatgctagcttccaaacggatcgagatgattagaaatctcagtctagattcggttttactcttaatggtgttgcggtcagctggaatagttccaaacaggaagttgtagcagattctactactgagccattgaaaaatgataagcatggagggcacgttatttccatgagaattaaatgtgttcctgagttgtagtagttgattatgaattcgatacattatctttttcatatactatttataacttcatcgttttatttcatattttgtttttcatgtggattgtactgacaacattgaacgccacaaagtgaactgaattacattatatttgttttgatccgtaatcgcctacatgagctgataactctggctattatattgtgcagtcgattgatggtgggttcaacgagccataagtcaaacggttgactgatcgatcacagatgcgagattataacgatacctcgtcgGACAataaattgtgacaacgtaatggagtcctaaatgtttaaaaacattcggtgccaggtcgtggattggacgtccattgtgttcctagagttgattcttttgactatcgactgtctcttgagattaaggcagtttttgggtgactttggtttctttctcatggtctgccgtaacaggaggctaagcagattgtttctgggtcatttcatactgtgcttatatctgcaggattcgagttgaagaaaatatccaacctttatcaggtttagttatttctcagggccactcgaggagttgtaactgaaatgcatggccatgctcgaatgatgattcgtttatcagttaagttactctctagtcggggaaacaactcctgatattgatcacttgtaaaatacgacctttgtgaatatagattttgcaaattgttttacattgagtgggagaaattataggatatgagaatcggttatcgcacatacacttgtgaggacaagtgggagtttgttggagcttgtgtcctcctcaattagtgtgataacatttgtaaatctcttacaggttcactagggtatactttgtattttaccagttgattaacgattacctaataacggttggcttgctagaaagtttgacgttattatcatactgatggcggtgatcaactggtccctaaaagtcacacctaaaggatgtgtttgagagatgtggttatggaaatgtaatcacattgatgccttatatgactaaaaggttagttcatgtatttgactaaacagttagtcaatgtgttgatgagacgattatttaatctaattaaataatatgagctgagacgaattaactgttaaattcgtaaattgaatataaacagttatatttaattaatgtatataatgttagcttgaacgaattaagttgttaattcataattaaatgtaatcggttatatttaatttggtaattataaatatgcgatatttatagttaaagtatatattatacgagattgtcataataaattattacaggtcggtattaataaatcgactgcaagctgttgtgtgtagatttattaatacggaataatataaatgacaaattataataatacactttatatacattttgtaaactaccaaaaataagaagatttaatcactTCATTTTGGTAGTTgggaaaaaccgaaaataataaggagatttatctccttatttcggtcaaaagaagaaaaagagagataaaaatatctTCCCTCAATCTCTCCTATTTTCAGTTATAATAGGTGAGTAGGGAGATCATTTTTAACCTAATCTATAAaacattattaaaaggctagcctaaaaaagccacgtagacaatgccacgtgGGATGAAAAAAGCCACATAcgcaataacaatgtgacttggcaaactaatatgacatggattattaatttattattatattgcattaatttaattcacttatttccttcaaaaatccactcatattccattagctttaaacttaattaactcaaaaaaaaaactacaataaaaaaatacgcattaactataagttaataatttcaagatatttcatatggagtagtattatatgtatttgaaataaaaaaaaaccgaatacatgaaattaagaacgaagaagaataaatgaagttgaaaacaaaattttttttgtatctatacaatatagttaaaagactACTTAAAACTTTTAGTTTTACTCCACATGTCGATTTTTTATTGGTaaatactaattcatctatattgattacttgattatttatttatacaATATTTTAAACGTCTAGattatgtattaaaaagttaTCTTTAAAACTGTTACATGCTTATAAgtgcaaaaaaattaaaaaaatattaattgcaaacacaaaaaataaattaatacaaactctttattttcctctcataaatttggttattaatctgcttatttatttaacctttaatttcttttatttaataagatggttttttggttttctctcaccatcattataatttgtagttatcataatttttttttctcccttttaattcacaaaatcgttcctcttccctcgaataaattgttgaaattaatcaataattaataataaaaagtttcctatataactattataacAATCAGGATATAATAATGTTAATAGCTCTTGGGCATGGCGTCAGGTGTGTATGGTGAAGGATAAGTTTGCATCAGGATATAGTAATGGTCAGTGGCAGCATCAGAAAGGTTGTTATAACATTGAAGATGGTTATAATTGGTTGAGGCAGGATAATTGGCCTAAAGTTCCTTGGTTTAACAGTGTTTGGAGTCGTCTAAACATTCCAAAGCATGTCTTTAATGCCTGGCTCATCAAGCATGGAAGACTTCTTACTTTGGATAGGTTACATAAAATGGGTATCACTGATCAGAGGACATGTTACTTGTGTGGAATGCAGGACGAGGatcattgtaatactccgtatttataagtctctgggtactctatcgagtaggccttactctgtcgagtaagggtgagttgcgttttaaaatagtttctgacctgtagggtactttatcgagtagccttaggtactccatagagtaagggggtactctatcgagtagccttaggtactcgatagagtaagggggcactcgatcgagtaccttagctactcgatcgagtagccggttttacggggagttttctcgggttttgttaattatgcgattaaggtatataagctttgtcgtcattattctaaatcacttttgcaaaacctaaattactgtttaagagagaaagcaagcaagttcttcatcctaatcgcattattagcaatacccggagtttggaaggtcagttctcgtcgtcggttataccgttgagttccttgcatcgagggtaagatctatgtaccctttttattgtctttcctttgatttggttaaaccctaattttgggaattgggaatttgtattagttttgtgattgttagtaattatgtgattatatgttaggaggaggattcgtagaagaggaattttaatacaactgttgagaccgtctgattgtgttgctttccaggtaggatttcctactccgtattagtcccataatgggatgatttttgatgtgttgagattggttgtttgatatagtaattgtattgtgacggttgtgattgtgattgtgactgttgtctgtggttctcgaggcgtgtcctcggctgagtggggtcacttgcgggagtggcttcacgccctagtttcgccttctgtggaacccgccacagaagggatgtgcacattaatggacagggttatcgctcactatgtggagcggggatttggtgggtacgactgtggtcccccactggcagggctggtccagtggacagtcggtgattgagattgttgggattggtgtggttgtgtgtgtgtgtgacggttaagctgtcggTTTATTATAtcgttgatatattgaattgtgtgattagtactgaccccgtttaaatgttttaaaaactgtggtgatccattcgggggtggtgagcagttattgagcaggtatgatatgacgcgtatgggatagctgggatgagtcatcacgtggcagttagaagtcttcccaCTTGTGTCGGACGGtgtcttatagctttgatagttttagcagtagaccgtctgagaatgttgtatttcagtttattagttttggttttgatcatgtaatcacttaaactatttacttttaaatatgtttctttattgtcttatgaatatctttgcctcgggtaaccgagatggtgacatccttatacctgagtggtcctggtaaggcgcttggagtatgggggtgttacaatcatacTCATTTGTTCAGGGATTGTAGTTACACTCGCAGATGCTATGACAGGATGCAGTCCTGGATTGGTGTGTTGGGCAATGGGTTTGGTTCTACTGAACAGATGTTAAAAATCAGACACTGCTCTGGTTTCCTGAGGAAACTTTTATGTTCCCTGGTTGTCGCTATGCATTATCAGATTTGGTATGCTCGTAATGTATGCCGTGTGGAGAAGCAGGTGATACATCCAAAGGTTATTGTTAAATCTGTTCTGGAAGATGGTAGATTGGCTTTACTGAGGTATCAGTACTATCAAATGTCGCAGGCTGATAGAGAATGGTGCTCTTTGAGAGGATTAATGTAAAGTGTCTTGTTTAGCTTAGTTAATCCTATATGTAAGGTGATCTTAAATTGGTAGGGTTGTAATTGGTGCTTGATTCCCTTTTGGGAACGTTCTTAATATTACTTACATttccacccaaaaaaaaaaaaactattataacaatcctaattttcatttttattcaaaaagttggtaggtaaagtatacaTACATAGATAATTTGGTTATTTCGCTTTtttggtaggtaaagtatacatacatagataattaaatttcataataatgagaaaaatctataactcaataatctaaatataaaatatataaatctaattaaaGGCAAGCaaacacaaataggattatacatccagttgtaccatgaGCATTGTACACtcaaggtataagaatccgagcttatatgtattctttCTGAGTTAATTCAAAATTCATGTTTTTAATATGTAAATGGATTAACtaaatactttctaataaaactcatattctttaacataaagctcggataGTTTATCACAAAGCTCAGGTTGTACACTGTACAatatatacaactggttgtatagtccatgaattgcaaaactaactatcatcatttacatgtcatattttaattacataataagacaacatcttaaatcaatctcctgtaaagtggatcttgtaaaaaaataaattataataataataataataataataataataataataataataataataataataataataataataataataataataataataataataataataataataataatcaagcaaAACATATACATTCTATTTCTCTTTATTCCTTattaatgtttatattaaatttcataataatgaaaaatgatgctcaaaagtcttgaaccttgattcatatttatacctatattaattttgataataatgaaaaaaggatgctcaaaagtcataaaacacatcctcaattctttatatatttttgatggaagacaaaatttataagccaaaatttttcttatctctatcgtaaGTAGAACTAAATGTATCACTAAACTTTCCTATCATTCTATTAACATCAAGCCAAGTatattaaggttttaaaattattaactaatttatttactttttatgtaGGTTTCATTGGGTTATAAAatgttcatcacattttcaatttcatcgtttgtgtttgttttgttttcatttaggagctatcaagatttgtggtgttgagCTATTCAAAGGTAATATACTTATATCTCTACGACTTCATTctcattccctttttctttcactatttaAGAGGAAACTTAAGTTAACaacgataatattgcataaaactaatttcactattttgttggttaattcaAACTAATTACTgagttatttttttttattatagggtCGATTCGTTGAAAAAAGAAGACTATATGGAGAAGTAAAATACTAGGATAGCTTAGAACTATATACTGGagactaactacaagattgacgacatcaacgtgaatgactaatagttttatttttctttttttcaaatgtatatttaattttggtatttgtttatttttttcatcattttaccttCGAAAAAATAGCAATATTCACCTACTTTGGCTTATTTAATTTATCGACTTTAATCTTTATGTTAACATATAAATGCCCGTAATCTTAGTACGCAATCCATGATGACTTATTCATAAGGTGAGCTTACTatatgttttgatattttataaaatttcaattactaaaaacactagaaacatcacactcaaaacaaaacatcccgtgaatttcacgggccacAAAACTAGTTTTTTCTATCATTTCTCTCATCGAAAAATACACACACAAACCCTAAAATTcatagaaaattggggatctcattctagcaatttgaggggcatttctcggagcatcttgggtgcaacgattaggcgaatatcattgcgatattgttcttaggccgattttgctaggaccgaaggttgatttctttatctctttattttgtttatgctatttcatttatgactggtattcataatcataattttgTTATAATCCGTATAATcctaagggaagtataccgatatttcctacattgtgctcaactcatcttgctcgcgggtgtaaaaagtatatccattaatggcaaaactgctataaaaggtgaccctggcatttggacctaaaccaagacgtagtaacctaggagagatgtcatcaccagtttgattcgtacactctaagaAAATATTCTTAAACCACTCTGCAATCGTCTTCGTAggctcgtttgcaatccacttctcggtcttgtttgggtgaacGTATTtcagctcatctttgtgttgttgaatataaggttgcacctcatcttcgttgtttagcatatacgtatgtgctaaatgcaacatttcacgtgtcacaattttttcaacccaacccctaataccttttccgatcatccagtcactatgacgattcttaggaacgccaatcaactcctcatgggagagatgagcgtaacaatatgaaagagcttcgtctaaaatagcgcgttcagcaatacaaccttctggacgataccgattagatgtatagtccttgtagactttcatcaatctttcgaaaggatactggtatctcaagtacacgggcccaaggtacaaaatctccctaaccaagtgaatagtcagatgaatcatgatagtgaagaaagagggtggaaaatacatttccaactgacaaagagaggttacaacgaggtcctgcaataaatccgcgtcatcgggatcgatgactttctcgcatatggactggaagaagacacagaatctagttatagcatatcttacctttttaggtaaaatggaatgaatagccacaggtagtaattgttgcatcaaagtgtgacaatcatgtgactttaacccggtgagttttaggtcttgcatcaacactaggcttttgatgttcgacgaataaccatgtggcactttaattccattcaagcatgcacataactcttttttctcattccgtgaaagggtataagctgctggcggtaaaaatgtacgattacctctgttctgtggtgccaactctagcctaatacccatcattttcatatcttccctagctgcggagttatcctttgttttaccgggaacattcagaagggtattgataatattatcacagacatttttctcaatgtgcatgaaatcgaggcaatgcctgacctccaggtcaggccaatatggaagtttatcaaaaaatatggaactTTCTTATACCCatgagtagacaatttagagccgctcttctttccataatctatctcaatatgctttactttctgataaacttcatgcccactcaaaattctaggaggttgacgaagttcttgtcttccattgaatgctttctgcatcttgcgataacaatgatcatgatacaagaacctcctatttcccatatacacatacttacgagaagacttcaagtattcagactcgatatcctccccacacaatggacaagcctctttcccatgaactgtgtgcccagaaaggtcgccataagccggatagtcagatattgtacacattaacatcgctctcaaattgaaagtttcgttcttatatgcatcaaatacttctatcccactagcccacaacattcgcaaatcatctagaagaggttccaaatagacatctatatcatttccaggttgtttagggccaaaaattaacaacgacaacatcaaatactttcttttcatgcacacatatggaggtaagttataaatagccaacactactggccaagtactatgttggctactcatgtttccgtgtgggtttaTTCCATCAGTGGaaagcgctagacgtaagtttctaggttcattgccgaactcaagatacttagcgtcgaacgatttccattgcataccatctgccgggtgtcttagctttccatcatttattcttcctgtttcatgccaagttaacatttttgaatcatcgggattcgcataaatccttatgaatcttggtatcactggaaaataccacaacaccttagccgagatcccttccttatccttataacgccactccaaacatttagggcaattggttaagttttgatataatttccgatacaatatgcaatcatttggacatgcatgtattttctcatatttcatacccactcctcttattagttttttcgcctcatatgtcttaacatgtagaacattaccatctggaagcaactcctttatcaaggctaaaaaactagtgaaacacgtgtcacttaCCCCATTTGCCCCcgtgatattatacaacttcaccacaaccgacatttttgtgaacttacaaccaggatacagagatgcttcagactcacacaacttctcatacatgttgttaaggtcatcccaattaacagtgtcatcacctacatcttcaaaagcattcgactcatcatcattctcttcattatctatagacccaacattccacttctctgcttccaactcaaaaaactcggcaaactcaggatcatcagttagcctttcgtgtacctcaacatcatcttcttcagagctattctcgtcctctaatggttccccatgaaaaatccaacgtgtataggatcgactaaatctccacttttctaggtgtattttaacgtccggaaaagccatatagctaatattacaacatctttcacaaggacatgcaatactagaagaacctttcaaattgttcgaaacgacttcataaaattcagctaaaccatccttatagttgcggtcactcatatttgcatcaatcatccaagttcgagtcatttttctacattcgtaatatataggcaactaattcagaaaatccaataataggcaaacaaataaacgaaattcaggaaagcaattaag
This sequence is a window from Silene latifolia isolate original U9 population chromosome 8, ASM4854445v1, whole genome shotgun sequence. Protein-coding genes within it:
- the LOC141595021 gene encoding uncharacterized protein LOC141595021 → MVKDKFASGYSNGQWQHQKGCYNIEDGYNWLRQDNWPKVPWFNSVWSRLNIPKHVFNAWLIKHGRLLTLDRLHKMGITDQRTCYLCGMQDEDHCNTPDCSYTRRCYDRMQSWIGVLGNGFGSTEQMLKIRHCSGFLRKLLCSLVVAMHYQIWYARNVCRVEKQVIHPKVIVKSVLEDGRLALLRYQYYQMSQADREWCSLRGLM